The DNA region TAATATCATTTTACTGCAACCCACTTCACCTCTTAGAACAGCATCGCATATCGATGAAGCCTTTGAGTTTTTTGAAAAAGAAAAAACTGACTCTATCATCAGTGTATGCGAGTGTGATAATAAAATTTTAAAAGCTTTCATCAATGATGAAAAAGGTTATTTAAAAGGAATTTGCAATAATGATTATCCTTTTATGTCTCGTCAAAAATTACCAAAAACATATATAAGCAATGGTGCGATTTATATTTTAAACATTAAAACATTTTTAACAAATCCCCATTTTTTACAAGAAAAAACAAAATGCTATCTTATGGACGAAAAATCGAGTATAGATATAGATACTTTAGAGGATTTAAAAAAAGCAGCAACGCTTCTTAAAATCACACAATAGATAAATGTTTTTACTTAATTATAAACTAGGCTCAAAACTCTCCGTTTTTTGTGTTTATAATCTTATAAGTTTTGCACCAAAAC from Campylobacter upsaliensis includes:
- a CDS encoding acylneuraminate cytidylyltransferase family protein — encoded protein: MTLALIPARGGSKGIKKKNLTLLQGKPLLYYTINAAKNSKYIDKIVLSSDCDEILNYGKSQDIEILKRPREFALDDTTSDKVILHSLQFYKGYDNIILLQPTSPLRTASHIDEAFEFFEKEKTDSIISVCECDNKILKAFINDEKGYLKGICNNDYPFMSRQKLPKTYISNGAIYILNIKTFLTNPHFLQEKTKCYLMDEKSSIDIDTLEDLKKAATLLKITQ